One Luoshenia tenuis DNA window includes the following coding sequences:
- a CDS encoding CD1871A family CXXC motif-containing protein, translated as MSKNKRSFPWLTAGLIAAGAVLLGIGYFRGEMETVLRKAVTICLECIGIG; from the coding sequence GTGTCAAAGAATAAGCGAAGTTTCCCCTGGCTGACGGCTGGCTTGATCGCCGCCGGCGCTGTACTGCTGGGGATCGGATACTTCCGCGGAGAGATGGAAACAGTGCTTCGAAAGGCCGTGACCATCTGCCTGGAATGTATTGGGATCGGGTAG
- a CDS encoding glycosyltransferase family 2 protein, which yields MAPELSVIIVTWNCAQQAEACLQSLSRFYPDGEVIVVDNASADLDALRVSCTRYGATLLAQRDNLGFAAGNNVGARHAHGRDLLFLNPDTYFTDDSLPRALQAFAQLRPHYGALGCRLLGEDGALQKSCSFFPTAGREVLDKFYLSRLLPQGLRTRLSLPNRNYARSGPVDWIMGAFVLVGREDFERAGGWTEDYFMYGEDMDLCFKLNRLGRPVYYWAGGSVVHAHNVSAAKRYGDRRIVRVIASTRLFLQKYGTQGRAARIRRINLVSFRLKRLACRLAGRHDAAKYYGTCIAAWREELSALLAQDA from the coding sequence GTGGCGCCGGAATTGAGCGTGATCATCGTGACCTGGAATTGCGCGCAGCAGGCCGAAGCCTGCCTGCAATCGCTATCCCGCTTTTATCCCGATGGCGAGGTCATCGTGGTAGATAACGCCTCGGCTGATCTGGACGCCCTACGCGTCAGCTGTACCCGCTATGGCGCAACATTGCTGGCCCAGCGGGATAATCTGGGTTTTGCCGCCGGCAATAACGTCGGTGCTCGTCACGCGCACGGACGGGACCTGCTGTTTTTAAACCCCGATACCTATTTTACCGACGACAGCCTGCCGCGTGCCTTACAGGCCTTTGCCCAACTGCGTCCCCATTATGGTGCCCTGGGCTGCCGCCTGCTGGGGGAGGACGGCGCTTTGCAAAAAAGCTGCAGCTTTTTCCCCACCGCCGGGCGCGAGGTGTTGGATAAATTTTACTTAAGCCGCCTTTTGCCCCAGGGGCTGCGCACCCGCCTCTCCCTGCCCAATCGGAACTATGCCCGCTCCGGGCCGGTGGATTGGATCATGGGGGCCTTCGTGCTGGTTGGCCGGGAAGATTTTGAACGCGCCGGCGGCTGGACCGAAGATTATTTTATGTACGGCGAGGATATGGACCTGTGCTTTAAGCTAAACCGTCTGGGGCGCCCGGTCTATTATTGGGCCGGTGGCAGCGTTGTCCACGCCCACAACGTATCGGCCGCCAAGCGATATGGGGACAGGCGCATCGTCCGGGTGATCGCCAGCACCCGCCTGTTTTTACAAAAATACGGTACCCAGGGGCGGGCCGCGCGCATCCGCCGCATCAACCTTGTCTCTTTCCGGCTGAAAAGGCTGGCCTGCCGCCTGGCGGGCCGCCATGATGCCGCAAAATATTATGGCACGTGCATCGCCGCCTGGCGCGAAGAGCTCTCCGCGCTGTTGGCGCAGGACGCATAG
- a CDS encoding RHS repeat domain-containing protein — MMWEHGRQLAGMSKSGSTLSFDYDADGVRISKTVNGVETKYYTAGDQILRMEKGDDALDFLYDEAGAVFGVLHNGTPYYYVRNGQNDIVALVDQNANIIGQYSYDAWGKPLQTTGDAKIVSLNPFRYRGYVYDEETGLYYLLSRYYDPATGRYINADGLVSTGQGIGGTNMYSYCGNNPVAREDPYGQAWSNIQEAFNASRQAFQFLWQLPSYDGALPVLDAVAVVGTVILGLYCVGSGILGSTKSKIQTRAKPTSKAKTKENTQAIPKNKNAPQYWSAKIIAKQVVPLKALTYTEARKVIDSGGDIVCINRSAAIAVVKYYPTAIWDKAHGSWEDGYLDHYHLSTAHTNHIWYYME; from the coding sequence ATGATGTGGGAGCATGGCCGCCAGCTGGCTGGTATGAGCAAGAGCGGCAGCACCCTCTCCTTTGATTACGATGCAGATGGCGTGCGCATCAGCAAAACGGTCAACGGAGTGGAGACAAAGTATTATACCGCAGGCGATCAAATCCTGCGGATGGAAAAAGGAGATGACGCGCTAGACTTCCTTTACGATGAAGCAGGTGCAGTGTTTGGCGTACTGCACAATGGTACGCCCTACTACTACGTACGCAATGGCCAAAACGATATTGTCGCGCTGGTAGATCAAAATGCAAATATCATTGGTCAGTATAGCTATGATGCCTGGGGAAAGCCTTTGCAAACTACGGGCGATGCCAAGATCGTATCGCTTAATCCTTTCCGTTACCGCGGCTATGTGTATGACGAGGAAACGGGACTTTATTACCTGCTCAGCCGGTACTACGATCCGGCGACTGGGCGGTATATCAACGCGGACGGTCTTGTTTCGACTGGGCAGGGTATCGGCGGCACGAATATGTACAGCTACTGTGGAAATAATCCGGTAGCAAGAGAAGATCCTTATGGCCAAGCTTGGAGCAATATACAGGAAGCATTTAACGCATCGAGACAAGCGTTTCAGTTTTTATGGCAACTGCCATCATATGATGGAGCGCTACCTGTATTAGACGCTGTAGCAGTTGTTGGCACGGTAATATTGGGACTATATTGTGTCGGATCAGGTATTTTAGGGTCAACTAAATCGAAAATTCAGACTAGAGCAAAACCAACATCAAAAGCTAAAACCAAAGAAAATACACAAGCGATTCCTAAAAATAAAAATGCACCGCAGTATTGGAGTGCCAAAATTATAGCTAAACAGGTTGTACCTCTCAAGGCTTTAACTTACACAGAGGCACGGAAAGTGATTGATAGTGGTGGAGATATTGTCTGCATCAACCGCTCTGCCGCTATTGCTGTCGTGAAATATTACCCTACTGCAATTTGGGATAAAGCGCATGGTTCATGGGAAGATGGCTATTTAGACCACTATCATCTTAGTACTGCGCATACCAATCATATATGGTATTATATGGAATAG
- a CDS encoding ROK family transcriptional regulator: MNNDGTRPARLSNKPKNIRYHNQKLVTSLFRTADVLSVSEISEKINLSKTTVTKMMGDFVARGLIKSAGKGSSTDEGGKKPELFELNADYAYIVVLVLRYESGLMQIDGAVVDMKCRVLHKALEKVEEPRSYEGTIKQLADVTVKMAQDMNIPQEKICTVTLGFAGVCDADNGIIYYPMYPGWPRDLPARADMEAALPFETAVYIDNDSRFRGYSVLQNEENRQLQSIAIISSGTRAGGCILENHALNRGVNGFVGEFGHMVVEPYSKEQCSCGGYGCFESMVSTDTVLRRAYEVCDNYPHSAIYQAAKDKTLEMQDVFAAAKQGDVLATLLMDRVIHYFSILIHNIMLVCDPSKFIIQGAFTQAGDYFLDHIREEVNAFPFFNIKSQLNISFSPVPWKEAFYVGAALYATHRFYNDDELYN; this comes from the coding sequence ATGAATAATGATGGAACGCGGCCGGCAAGGCTGAGCAATAAGCCCAAAAATATCCGTTACCATAACCAAAAATTGGTGACCTCGCTATTCCGTACGGCAGATGTGCTGTCGGTCAGCGAGATATCGGAAAAGATCAATCTGAGCAAGACCACCGTGACCAAAATGATGGGGGATTTTGTGGCCAGGGGGCTGATCAAGTCCGCCGGCAAGGGGTCCTCTACCGATGAGGGCGGCAAAAAGCCGGAATTATTTGAGCTGAACGCGGACTACGCCTATATCGTCGTACTGGTGCTGCGCTACGAATCGGGACTGATGCAGATCGACGGGGCAGTGGTAGACATGAAGTGCCGCGTACTGCATAAGGCGCTGGAAAAGGTAGAGGAGCCGCGCAGCTATGAGGGGACGATCAAACAGCTGGCCGATGTTACGGTAAAAATGGCGCAGGATATGAACATCCCTCAGGAAAAGATCTGTACAGTAACGCTGGGTTTTGCAGGTGTGTGCGATGCTGATAACGGCATTATTTACTATCCCATGTATCCGGGTTGGCCCCGAGATTTGCCCGCACGCGCGGATATGGAAGCGGCGCTGCCCTTTGAGACGGCGGTCTATATCGATAATGATTCCAGGTTCCGCGGCTACTCTGTGCTGCAAAATGAAGAGAACCGCCAGCTGCAAAGCATTGCGATCATCTCCAGCGGCACGCGGGCCGGCGGATGTATTTTGGAGAACCACGCGCTCAACCGCGGGGTAAATGGCTTTGTAGGCGAGTTTGGGCATATGGTGGTAGAGCCTTACAGCAAAGAGCAGTGCAGTTGCGGCGGGTATGGCTGCTTTGAAAGCATGGTTTCTACCGATACGGTGCTGCGCCGGGCTTATGAGGTGTGCGATAACTATCCCCACTCCGCCATCTATCAGGCGGCCAAGGATAAGACGCTGGAGATGCAGGATGTTTTTGCGGCAGCCAAGCAGGGGGATGTGCTGGCCACGCTGCTCATGGATCGGGTGATCCATTATTTCTCGATCCTGATCCATAACATCATGCTGGTGTGCGATCCTTCCAAGTTTATTATCCAGGGTGCGTTTACCCAGGCTGGCGATTACTTTTTGGATCATATCCGCGAGGAGGTCAACGCCTTCCCGTTCTTTAACATCAAAAGCCAGTTGAACATCTCCTTCTCCCCCGTGCCCTGGAAAGAGGCGTTTTACGTTGGCGCTGCGCTGTATGCCACGCACCGGTTCTATAATGATGACGAGCTTTACAATTAA
- a CDS encoding glycosyltransferase, with translation MRILHVTLGLPPLRSGGLTSYVLKLIALQKQDPDIGQIALLYPGRESLLFSHSHIRSRPRKLEGVSCYELTNPAPIGLLGGIKEPLRDIDHPEAARAYAGLLRELEPDVVHIHSFIGFGPYLVTLAQQMGIRVIYTAHDYYPICPTVNLMNAQALRCDEDHGCDDCLACNRHAPSVFERALRDNPAFYPVRRSKRFKSLAAALARRLFSSSPSGGGRAEATPEDYALRRERLMAAISACDVTTFASHAVLEVYRRYGFEGQYALFPLIPEGVEKLTPRKGALPGHPVRIAFIGRATIEKGPELLIRALSRLEKKGYDFRLKLLGTGAKVDLRDISPSRVTLLPSFTRGELNTLLDDVDLVVVPSVWFETFGFVALEGYLKNIPLVLSDSVGFADYIEPEVTGWLFSSGDAHALREVLAKLLDEPEKLAQASYAIAQSDKERFTAKAHYKRMKQCYGPVPLAGQDA, from the coding sequence ATGCGGATCTTACACGTCACACTGGGGCTGCCCCCGCTGCGCAGCGGGGGGTTGACCAGTTATGTGCTAAAGCTGATTGCCCTGCAAAAGCAAGACCCGGATATTGGGCAGATCGCCCTGCTGTATCCCGGGCGGGAATCGCTGCTGTTCAGCCATTCTCATATCCGCTCCCGGCCGCGCAAGTTGGAAGGGGTTTCCTGTTATGAGCTGACCAACCCCGCGCCCATCGGCCTGCTGGGCGGCATCAAAGAGCCGCTTCGGGATATCGACCATCCCGAGGCCGCGCGGGCCTATGCCGGTTTGTTAAGGGAGCTGGAGCCGGACGTGGTGCACATCCATTCTTTTATCGGCTTTGGGCCCTATCTGGTCACGCTGGCCCAGCAGATGGGCATCCGCGTTATCTACACCGCGCACGATTACTATCCCATCTGCCCTACGGTCAATTTGATGAACGCGCAGGCTCTTCGCTGTGATGAGGACCACGGCTGCGATGATTGTTTAGCCTGCAACCGCCACGCCCCTTCTGTATTTGAGCGTGCGTTGCGGGACAACCCGGCCTTTTACCCTGTACGGCGCAGCAAGCGCTTTAAAAGCCTGGCCGCCGCGCTGGCGCGCAGGCTGTTTTCGTCTTCACCATCCGGTGGAGGGCGGGCTGAGGCCACTCCAGAGGATTACGCCCTGCGGCGCGAAAGGCTGATGGCCGCTATCAGCGCCTGTGACGTGACCACGTTTGCCTCCCACGCGGTATTGGAGGTCTACCGCCGCTATGGGTTCGAGGGGCAGTACGCTCTGTTCCCGCTGATCCCCGAAGGGGTAGAAAAGCTCACCCCCCGCAAAGGTGCGCTGCCCGGCCACCCGGTGCGCATTGCCTTTATCGGCCGCGCCACCATTGAAAAGGGGCCGGAGTTACTGATCCGCGCGCTCTCCCGGTTAGAGAAAAAGGGCTATGATTTCCGCTTAAAGCTGCTGGGTACGGGTGCCAAAGTAGATCTGCGCGATATCTCGCCCAGCCGGGTGACCCTGTTGCCCAGCTTTACTCGAGGCGAGCTGAACACGCTGTTGGACGATGTGGACCTGGTGGTGGTCCCCAGCGTATGGTTTGAAACTTTCGGCTTTGTGGCGCTGGAGGGGTATCTAAAAAATATTCCGCTGGTGCTCAGCGATTCCGTCGGCTTCGCCGATTATATTGAACCTGAGGTCACCGGCTGGCTGTTCTCCTCGGGAGATGCCCATGCGCTGCGCGAAGTGCTGGCTAAATTGCTGGATGAGCCCGAAAAACTTGCCCAGGCCAGTTATGCCATCGCCCAGAGCGATAAGGAGCGTTTTACCGCCAAAGCTCACTATAAGCGGATGAAGCAATGTTATGGGCCCGTCCCTCTCGCAGGGCAGGACGCATAA
- a CDS encoding TlpA disulfide reductase family protein, with product MKKYTMLSFALMLVAAIALSGCAVETQQDAAGTPSAQGTQAAASTAYDPNGEKSLRNFTATDLEGNTVTQDIFKEHQMTMVNVWATYCPTCMEELADLAKLYAENADRNINIVGIVYDAKKSDGSIDEKQVALAKEIVEQTGATYTQLLPSADLQEAVLGDVTTVPHTFFVDHIGLMINDPLEGTKDMDNWQEIMDKTYRVYYGGCRVKE from the coding sequence ATGAAGAAATATACTATGTTAAGCTTTGCGCTGATGCTGGTGGCGGCTATCGCCTTGTCCGGGTGCGCGGTGGAGACACAGCAAGACGCGGCAGGTACGCCGTCCGCGCAGGGCACGCAGGCCGCCGCTTCCACTGCGTATGACCCAAATGGAGAAAAGTCGCTTAGAAACTTTACCGCCACCGATTTAGAGGGTAATACCGTTACGCAGGATATTTTTAAAGAGCACCAGATGACGATGGTCAACGTTTGGGCCACCTATTGCCCGACTTGTATGGAGGAGCTTGCGGATCTGGCAAAGCTGTACGCCGAGAATGCCGACAGGAACATCAACATCGTGGGGATCGTGTACGACGCCAAAAAGAGCGACGGCAGCATTGACGAAAAGCAGGTGGCACTGGCCAAAGAGATCGTGGAGCAGACAGGGGCGACCTATACCCAGCTGCTGCCCTCGGCAGACCTGCAAGAGGCGGTACTGGGGGATGTGACTACGGTGCCGCACACCTTCTTTGTGGATCATATCGGGTTGATGATCAATGATCCCTTGGAGGGCACTAAGGATATGGATAATTGGCAGGAGATCATGGACAAGACCTATCGCGTGTACTATGGAGGTTGCCGTGTCAAAGAATAA
- a CDS encoding uroporphyrinogen decarboxylase family protein, with protein sequence MDKKTRTLKAFRGEKVDRPPYTFWHHFSGDQTFGRPNVAAHAKFYRESGEDFLKMMCDGYMYTPLGIEVKSASDWDHIRLPKLDDPFITQQVDKIKMFRDLEGEACVFYNMFAAFSNIRFATSDELVMAHMRENRPAVLRALDAVAQVSAEMARLFVQEGGATGVFLPIQGGERDRFSVEEYKEYISPSDLVTIRAANAVSDYNIVHLCGWAGIQNHLDAWRDYPAAVINWDVHTDKMSLKEGKTYFTHCNAVMGGFDNKAQSVIYHADKAALQQYTRELVAQAGKDGLVLSSDCSLDESIPYERLVWIGEALDSLI encoded by the coding sequence ATGGATAAAAAAACGCGCACACTCAAGGCCTTTCGGGGCGAAAAAGTCGACCGGCCGCCGTACACCTTCTGGCACCATTTTAGCGGAGATCAGACCTTCGGCAGACCCAACGTAGCGGCGCACGCTAAATTCTACCGGGAAAGCGGTGAGGATTTTCTCAAAATGATGTGCGACGGGTATATGTACACCCCATTGGGGATCGAGGTCAAGTCCGCTTCCGATTGGGACCATATCCGCCTGCCCAAGCTGGATGATCCATTTATCACCCAGCAGGTGGATAAGATCAAGATGTTCCGCGATCTGGAGGGGGAGGCCTGCGTATTTTATAACATGTTCGCCGCCTTTTCCAACATCCGCTTTGCCACCAGCGATGAACTGGTGATGGCCCACATGCGGGAGAACCGGCCCGCCGTGCTGCGCGCGCTGGACGCAGTAGCCCAGGTTTCGGCCGAGATGGCCCGGCTTTTTGTGCAGGAGGGCGGCGCCACCGGCGTGTTCCTCCCCATCCAGGGCGGCGAGCGGGACCGCTTCAGCGTGGAGGAATATAAGGAATACATCTCGCCCAGCGATCTTGTCACCATCCGCGCAGCCAACGCCGTTTCGGATTATAATATCGTCCATCTTTGCGGCTGGGCGGGCATCCAAAACCATTTGGACGCCTGGCGGGATTATCCGGCCGCCGTCATCAACTGGGATGTGCATACCGACAAGATGTCGTTAAAAGAGGGCAAAACTTACTTTACCCACTGCAACGCGGTGATGGGCGGGTTTGACAACAAAGCTCAAAGCGTGATCTACCACGCCGATAAGGCCGCTTTGCAGCAGTATACCCGGGAGCTGGTGGCCCAGGCCGGGAAGGATGGCCTCGTCCTCTCTTCGGATTGCTCGCTGGACGAGTCCATCCCCTACGAGCGGCTGGTTTGGATCGGGGAAGCGCTAGATAGCCTGATCTAA
- a CDS encoding 4Fe-4S binding protein translates to MGKIKSLRLLVQLGFTALTNGYVTGFVQGKIFTGLSKAACLPGLNCYSCPGALGACPIGSLQAVLNSREYHVSFYIVGFLVIFGALMGRLICGWLCPFGLIEDLLHKIPFPKKLRKLPGDRWLRHLKVAILVGFVILLPMFLVDAFGQGQPWFCKLICPSGTAMAGLPLLAVNGALRDIAGWLFAWKCLLLGIIVLLSIIVYRPFCRYMCPLGAIYGWFNPIALYRYQVDEEKCTRCGHCQRTCKMDIDIYRHPNTAQCIRCGDCLKACPHGALQLKYRCGSRAQERPGQSTE, encoded by the coding sequence ATGGGAAAGATCAAAAGTTTGCGTTTGCTTGTACAGCTTGGTTTTACCGCGCTGACCAATGGATATGTGACAGGCTTTGTACAGGGCAAGATATTTACAGGTCTGAGTAAGGCCGCTTGCCTGCCGGGACTGAACTGCTACTCCTGCCCGGGGGCGCTGGGGGCCTGCCCCATCGGCTCGCTTCAGGCGGTGCTCAATTCCCGCGAGTATCACGTATCGTTTTACATTGTGGGCTTTCTGGTGATCTTCGGCGCGCTGATGGGGCGGCTGATCTGCGGCTGGCTGTGCCCGTTTGGATTGATTGAGGATCTGCTGCATAAGATTCCCTTCCCCAAAAAGCTGCGCAAGCTCCCCGGCGACCGGTGGCTGCGGCACTTAAAGGTGGCGATCCTGGTGGGCTTTGTGATTTTGTTGCCCATGTTTTTGGTAGATGCCTTTGGGCAGGGGCAGCCCTGGTTTTGCAAGCTGATCTGCCCCAGTGGGACGGCGATGGCGGGGCTGCCGCTTTTGGCGGTAAACGGTGCGCTGCGGGATATCGCAGGGTGGCTGTTTGCCTGGAAATGCTTGCTGCTGGGGATCATCGTCCTGCTGTCGATTATCGTATACCGGCCTTTTTGCCGGTACATGTGCCCATTGGGGGCGATCTACGGCTGGTTTAACCCCATCGCCTTATATCGCTACCAGGTGGATGAAGAAAAATGCACCCGGTGCGGGCACTGCCAGCGGACCTGTAAGATGGATATTGATATATACCGCCATCCCAATACGGCGCAATGTATCCGCTGTGGAGACTGCCTGAAAGCCTGCCCTCACGGAGCCTTGCAGCTCAAGTACCGCTGCGGCAGCCGCGCGCAGGAGCGGCCCGGGCAGAGCACGGAATAG
- a CDS encoding DUF1972 domain-containing protein — translation MERPHLYIAGCRGIPARYGGFETFVEQLAPRLARDGYPVSVTCEGEKAQSDRWQGVERLIFPAAAKSVTASIVNDRSALKLILARAQRGDKCMLLGYGLGPFGFFLVRKLQKRGVQFWINPDGLEWKRSRWPWYGRLYLRLGERALCGQADRIICDSAAIAAHERHSHPAAQTPVIEYGAPFFDPENAPEGGYSEFLEKYQLRQGQYYLTVGRFVAENNLLLILREYLQSHAQLPLLMVTNPDEGALMRQVETLLQAHPARAGKVHLVGPIYDAPLLARIRYGAYCYLHGHEVGGTNPSLLESMGCRSAVCALDVDFNREVLQEGGLFFSKEEGRLAVLFDKMEAQGDKLLEPLRQANARRIQEYYNWERITALYERLIAGAL, via the coding sequence ATGGAAAGACCGCATTTGTATATCGCCGGCTGCCGGGGCATCCCCGCGCGCTATGGCGGGTTTGAGACCTTTGTAGAGCAGCTGGCCCCCCGCCTGGCGCGGGATGGCTATCCGGTCAGTGTCACCTGCGAGGGGGAAAAAGCGCAAAGCGATAGGTGGCAGGGCGTCGAGAGGCTGATCTTCCCCGCAGCTGCCAAAAGCGTGACCGCCTCTATCGTAAACGACCGCTCCGCGCTCAAGCTGATCCTGGCCCGCGCCCAGCGGGGCGATAAGTGCATGCTGCTGGGCTACGGCTTGGGGCCTTTCGGCTTTTTCCTGGTGCGCAAGCTTCAAAAGCGGGGCGTTCAGTTTTGGATCAATCCTGATGGGCTAGAATGGAAACGCTCGCGCTGGCCCTGGTATGGGCGGCTCTATCTCCGCTTGGGCGAGCGCGCCCTTTGCGGCCAGGCGGACCGGATCATCTGTGATTCCGCCGCCATCGCCGCGCATGAGCGGCACAGCCACCCCGCTGCCCAGACGCCGGTGATCGAATACGGCGCGCCGTTTTTTGACCCCGAGAACGCGCCAGAGGGCGGCTATAGTGAATTCCTTGAAAAATACCAGTTGCGCCAGGGCCAGTATTACCTGACCGTGGGCCGCTTCGTAGCGGAGAATAATCTGCTTTTGATCCTGCGGGAATACCTGCAAAGCCACGCGCAGCTGCCGTTGCTCATGGTCACCAATCCAGATGAGGGCGCGCTGATGCGCCAAGTTGAAACCCTGCTCCAGGCCCACCCGGCCCGGGCTGGCAAAGTGCACCTGGTAGGGCCTATTTACGATGCGCCGCTGCTGGCCCGCATACGCTATGGCGCCTATTGCTATCTGCACGGCCATGAGGTGGGTGGCACCAACCCCTCTCTGCTGGAATCGATGGGCTGCCGCAGCGCCGTATGCGCGCTGGATGTGGACTTTAACCGGGAGGTATTGCAGGAGGGCGGCCTGTTCTTTAGCAAGGAAGAGGGGCGGCTCGCCGTACTGTTTGATAAGATGGAAGCCCAGGGCGATAAACTGCTGGAGCCTTTGCGCCAGGCTAACGCGCGGCGGATCCAAGAGTATTACAACTGGGAGCGGATTACGGCCCTATACGAACGGCTGATCGCCGGCGCGCTGTAG
- a CDS encoding MBL fold metallo-hydrolase, protein MEHSPFKVTCIAPDSYCIDEAGLDLCYLIIGQARALLIDTGTGVGDLSALVATLTDKPVTVAATHGHGDHMGGAVQFEQVYLHPDDWEMARSISPESRRDYCHSMVSAHPEIGERLSHSPLAPSRFEPELLPLREGHVFDLGGRTLSVREAPGHTPGSVIFVDSLTGNVYSGDAYNALFLLMLPGDRMDAARRFYAHAAALLAQRGQFQDFCGGHECPVDPQILPALVACIEGILDGSLHPEHLQIHIFDGDFYRFGPALIALDRPRHLDRL, encoded by the coding sequence ATGGAGCACTCCCCTTTTAAGGTCACCTGTATCGCGCCGGACAGTTACTGCATCGACGAAGCCGGCCTTGATCTATGCTATCTCATCATCGGCCAGGCTCGGGCGCTGCTCATCGATACCGGCACCGGCGTGGGCGATCTGTCCGCTTTAGTCGCCACGCTGACCGATAAGCCCGTTACAGTGGCGGCTACCCATGGGCATGGCGACCATATGGGCGGTGCGGTCCAGTTCGAGCAGGTCTATCTCCACCCCGATGATTGGGAGATGGCCAGAAGCATCAGCCCTGAATCCCGCAGGGATTACTGCCACTCGATGGTCAGCGCCCATCCCGAGATCGGGGAGCGGCTTAGCCACAGTCCGCTCGCCCCTTCCCGCTTTGAGCCGGAACTGCTCCCACTGCGTGAAGGACATGTGTTTGACCTGGGCGGCCGCACGCTTTCCGTGCGGGAAGCGCCTGGCCATACCCCCGGCTCCGTGATCTTTGTGGATTCGCTCACCGGCAACGTCTATTCAGGCGACGCCTATAACGCCCTTTTCCTGCTGATGCTGCCCGGCGACCGGATGGATGCAGCACGCCGTTTTTATGCCCATGCCGCCGCCCTTTTGGCCCAGCGCGGGCAATTTCAAGATTTCTGCGGCGGGCACGAGTGCCCTGTAGATCCGCAGATTCTACCCGCCCTGGTCGCCTGCATCGAGGGGATTCTGGATGGTTCTTTACATCCCGAGCATTTGCAAATCCATATATTCGACGGGGATTTTTACCGTTTCGGCCCCGCCCTTATCGCTTTGGACCGCCCCAGGCACCTGGACCGGCTATAA
- a CDS encoding RHS repeat domain-containing protein: protein MTWEHGRQLAGVSKSGSTLSFDYDADGVRISKTVNGVETKYYTASDQILRMEKGDDVLDFLYDEAGMVFSVIHNGTPYYYVRNGQNDIVALVDQNANIIGQYSYDAWGKPLQTTGDAKIVLLNPFRYRGYVYDQETGLYYLLSRYYDPETGRYINADGLVSTGQGIGGTNMFSYCGNNPVIRQDPSGCGFESLWAAMQKNLAGDIDIGPGYEFGGLNTSLPQRKPSSAPIANHVKKKSATMPTAMLDLGTAFGKVGFSATKTTEDKSPALLNSYENFNLTRGSGSVGVGISDWFGLGVGASPEGNVFAELQLTPWVHGGVSIGIDGIGIVAGWDDARTNTAYDLEAKAGWGLFAIACGLYSVPSGGGQPVPVYS from the coding sequence ATGACGTGGGAGCATGGCCGTCAACTGGCTGGCGTGAGCAAGAGCGGGAGCACTCTCTCTTTTGACTACGATGCGGACGGCGTGCGCATCAGCAAGACCGTCAACGGCGTGGAGACGAAGTATTACACCGCCAGCGACCAGATCCTGCGGATGGAAAAAGGCGATGATGTGCTGGACTTCCTCTATGATGAAGCGGGCATGGTGTTTAGCGTGATCCACAACGGTACGCCTTACTACTACGTACGCAATGGCCAAAACGATATTGTTGCGCTGGTAGATCAGAATGCAAACATCATCGGCCAGTATAGCTATGATGCCTGGGGAAAGCCTTTGCAGACTACGGGCGATGCCAAGATCGTATTGCTTAATCCCTTCCGCTACCGCGGCTACGTGTACGACCAGGAAACGGGACTTTACTACCTACTTAGCCGCTACTATGATCCGGAAACTGGGCGATATATCAACGCGGACGGTCTTGTTTCGACTGGGCAGGGTATCGGCGGCACCAATATGTTCAGTTATTGCGGTAATAATCCTGTCATACGGCAAGACCCGTCTGGGTGTGGGTTTGAGTCTTTATGGGCGGCAATGCAAAAGAATCTTGCTGGAGATATAGATATTGGCCCTGGATATGAATTTGGCGGGCTTAATACCAGTCTCCCTCAAAGAAAGCCTTCCTCGGCGCCTATCGCGAATCATGTAAAGAAGAAAAGTGCTACTATGCCTACAGCAATGCTTGATTTAGGCACCGCTTTTGGGAAAGTTGGATTTTCAGCTACGAAAACTACAGAAGACAAAAGCCCTGCATTACTTAACAGCTATGAAAATTTTAATTTGACTAGAGGATCAGGGTCAGTTGGGGTTGGCATTAGCGATTGGTTTGGACTAGGCGTGGGTGCCAGTCCAGAAGGGAATGTTTTTGCAGAATTACAATTAACGCCATGGGTTCATGGCGGAGTTTCTATTGGTATAGACGGAATTGGCATTGTGGCTGGTTGGGATGACGCTAGAACCAACACAGCATATGATCTTGAAGCTAAAGCTGGCTGGGGACTTTTTGCAATAGCTTGCGGCTTATACTCAGTGCCTTCGGGCGGTGGACAACCGGTACCGGTATATTCATGA